From one Malus sylvestris chromosome 1, drMalSylv7.2, whole genome shotgun sequence genomic stretch:
- the LOC126615378 gene encoding cyclic nucleotide-gated ion channel 1-like: MTSYHGVLGSQRSRLGPQEIRRLNDVYLTFCVIALSLDPLFFYILVFNVQKKCLRLDTTLGTPVVVLRFLVDLFYIIHMVFQFRAAIVSLSSQASGRVELFKEMRAIAWRSLFFYFPADIFMVLPLPQVLFFSIVPKLNASRVLGATKSLNFIVVFQYVLRFLRTCSLLKKVTSNSGTLAGTAWVNLFLYMLASHVVGAFWYLFSIERNVTCWSEACKNHAGVIRSDMFAWVQSKETDGKKTQELA, from the exons ATGACCTCTTACCATGGAGTTTTGGGTTCCCAGAGGAGTCGACTTGGCCCGCAGGAGATCCGAAGGTTGAATGATGTGTATCTAACTTTTTGTGTAATTGCGCTCTCACTCGATCCGCTGTTCTTTTATATCCTTGTTTTTAATGTTCAGAAGAAGTGCCTTAGATTGGACACAACACTGGGGACTCCAGTCGTTGTTTTGCGGTTCCTCGTTGATTTGTTTTATATAATCCATATGGTTTTTCAATTCCGTGCTGCTATTGTCAGTCTTTCTTCTCAAGCTTCTGGAAGAGTTGAGTTGTTTAAAGAGATGCGGGCAATTGCATGGAGATCTTTGTTCTTCTACTTCCCGGCAGACATATTTATGGTTCTTCCACTGCCACAG GTCCTCTTTTTTTCTATTGTTCCAAAACTAAATGCTTCAAGGGTTTTGGGTGCAACAAAATCATTGAACTTCATAGTTGTCTTTCAATATGTGCTGAGGTTCCTTCGCACATGTTCCTTATTGAAAAAAGTTACAAGTAATTCGGGCACCCTCGCTGGAACTGCATGGGTTAATCTCTTTCTATACATGCTCGCTAGTCAT GTTGTCGGAGCCTTTTGGTATTTGTTTTCTATAGAAAGGAACGTAACTTGCTGGAGTGAAGCATGTAAAAATCATGCCGGTGTGATACGAAGCGATATGTTTGCATGGGTGCAATCCAAAGAGACCGATGGCAAGAAAACACAGGAGTTAGCATGA
- the LOC126624237 gene encoding uncharacterized protein LOC126624237, translating to MADSIFSQLLVPKFETDPHEFNSSIQYYQDPCQDQNLESLRLENFNQFNSPPLPLQYNSNQLPLMGSQDFEDLGIWDYILDDAAVPSPFDYEVVDENPLTTMAESIVCSNSVLGDSGDVFRMLDWGMESWGKHDGEGMTKNGSCSKRMSAAPLELNEIQKYFDVPITQAAKELKVGLTVLKRRCRELNIMRWPHRKLRSLNALIENVKGMGLTDELRMLEEHKRILEQLPDMELPERAKRLRQACFKANYKKKRTLCLTAGP from the exons ATGGCGGATTCCATTTTCTCCCAACTTCTGGTTCCAAAATTTGAGACCGACCCGCATGAGTTTAACTCCTCCATACAGTACTACCAAGACCCATGTCAGGATCAAAA TTTAGAAAGTCTACGGCTTGAAAATTTCAATCAGTTTAATTCACCCCCATTGCCGTTGCAATACAATTCCAACCAACTTCCACTAATGGGTTCTCAAGATTTTGAGGATTTAGGCATCTGGGACTATATTTTGGACGATGCTGCTGTTCCATCACCTTTTGATTACGAGGTGGTTGATGAAAATCCCCTGACAACAATGGCGGAATCCATCGTCTGTTCGAACAGTGTTTTGGGTGATTCGGGTGATGTTTTCAGGATGCTTGATTGGGGGATGGAAAGTTGGGGGAAACACGATGGGGAAGGCATGACAAAAAATGGGAGTTGCTCGAAGAGAATGTCTGCTGCTCCATTGGAATTGAACGAGATTCAGAAGTATTTCGACGTGCCGATAACTCAGGCGGCCAAGGAATTGAAGGTGGGATTAACGGTTTTGAAGAGGAGGTGCAGGGAACTGAATATCATGAGGTGGCCGCACAGAAAGCTCAGGAGCTTGAATGCTCTCATTGAAAATGTTAAG GGGATGGGATTGACGGATGAGCTGAGGATGCTGGAGGAGCACAAGAGGATTCTAGAGCAGCTGCCGGATATGGAGTTGCCGGAGAGAGCCAAGAGGCTGAGGCAGGCTTGCTTCAAAGCCAACTACAAGAAGAAGAGGACTTTGTGTTTGACTGCCGGTCCATGA
- the LOC126624276 gene encoding uncharacterized protein At4g00950-like → MVSEPSITPKLSLFSLPSQPPESPGMLTPPRQISASVPFQWEEAPGKPRNCGGSAESKPKCARSLELPPRLLREAAKTTNMPSPTTMLDEPDVGRTMSFSFRVRSPDAFGISKRLSKESCSRGAGGFGSMRWGSFRKSKEVVDHGGFDFLPPASGGGGGGETKVNITRVGRRASFLNDSNTRSRMWASICESFKQVVPWRRRQEKMRKMAS, encoded by the exons GGAGTCGCCGGGGATGCTAACTCCGCCGCGCCAAATCTCCGCCTCGGTTCCATTCCAGTGGGAGGAAGCTCCAGGAAAGCCGAGGAACTGCGGTGGCAGCGCAGAATCCAAACCCAAGTGCGCCAGATCCTTGGAGCTGCCTCCGAGGTTGCTGAGGGAGGCGGCCAAAACTACCAACATGCCCTCCCCGACCACCATGTTGGACGAGCCTGACGTTGGGCGGACTATGTCGTTTTCGTTCAGAGTTAGGAGCCCTGATGCTTTTGGGATCAGTAAGAGGTTGAGCAAGGAGAGTTGTAGTAGGGGCGCCGGCGGTTTTGGGTCTATGAGGTGGGGGAGTTTTAGGAAGAGCAAGGAGGTTGTTGACCACGGCGGCTTTGACTTTTTGCCTCCGGCTAGTGGCGGCGGTGGCGGTGGTGAAACGAAGGTGAATATCACAAGAGTTGGGAGGAGAGCCAGTTTCTTGAATGATTCCAACACAAGGTCACGTATGTGG GCAAGCATTTGCGAAAGCTTTAAGCAGGTGGTCCCATGGAGACGCAGGCaagaaaaaatgagaaaaatggCCTCCTAA